The proteins below are encoded in one region of Epinephelus lanceolatus isolate andai-2023 chromosome 7, ASM4190304v1, whole genome shotgun sequence:
- the lrrtm2 gene encoding leucine-rich repeat transmembrane neuronal protein 2, translated as MGFHSRWPLVGPAPAALCLCVISMLLVCLLPPASCTTCPQKCRCEDLQFYCDTQGLQAPPDGVDKGALGLSLRHNSITELSPDQFYGFSQLTWLHLDHNQITTVQEDAFQGLYKLKDLNLSSNRITKLPNTTFIHLINLQILDLSFNQMTALEPELFHGLRKLQILHLRSNLLRTTPVRAFWDCRSLEYLGLSSNRLRSLARNGFAGLIKLKELHLEHNQLTKINLAHFPRLVALQFLYLQWNKISNLTCGMEWTWTTLEKLDLTGNEIRVLTSDVFQTLPNLKILLLDNNKLSSLDPQVMDMWQSLGTIGLSSNLWECTKRICSLATWLSTFKGRWEHSILCHSPEYAQGEEILDAVYGFQLCQNFSAPVVQTISTTTDATVVAEFTSSLFGIMQPTPTQDYAEDFGSFTTVTTTTTTTTTPRTAQATTATLDEAAVTEDFSAMDNTVMTHRVIIGTMALLFSFFFIIFVVYISRKCCPPTLRRIRHCSAIQNRRQMRTQQRQPMADLATQVPYNEYEPSHEEGALVIINGYGQCKCQQLPYKECEV; from the exons ATGG GTTTCCATTCAAGGTGGCCATTGGTGGGACCTGCACCAGcggctctgtgtctgtgtgtgatcaGCATGCTCCTAGTGTGCCTGCTGCCTCCTGCATCGTGCACAACCTGCCCTCAAAAATGCCGCTGTGAGGACCTGCAGTTCTACTGCGACACCCAGGGGCTTCAGGCACCCCCAGATGGTGTAGACAAGGGGGCCCTGGGGTTGTCACTACGCCACAACAGCATCACTGAGCTCAGCCCTGATCAATTCTATGGCTTCAGCCAGCTCACCTGGCTACATCTAGACCACAACCAGATTACAACAGTACAAGAGGATGCCTTTCAAGGGCTCTACAAGCTGAAGGACCTCAATCTGAGCTCCAATCGTATCACCAAGTTGCCCAACACAACCTTCATCCACCTCATCAACCTCCAGATACTGGACCTGTCCTTCAATCAGATGACTGCATTGGAACCAGAACTGTTTCATGGACTGAGGAAACTCCAGATACTCCACCTCCGCTCCAATTTACTTCGCACCACACCTGTTCGGGCATTCTGGGACTGTCGCAGCCTGGAATATCTGGGCCTGAGCAGCAACCGTCTACGGAGCCTGGCCCGGAATGGATTTGCTGGGCTCATTAAGCTTAAAGAGCTCCACTTGGAGCACAATCAGCTGACCAAGATCAATTTGGCCCATTTCCCTCGCCTTGTTGCCCTCCAGTTTCTTTATCTGCAGTGGAATAAAATCAGCAACTTAACGTGTGGCATGGAGTGGACCTGGACCACTTTAGAGAAGCTGGACCTCACAGGAAATGAAATTCGTGTCCTGACATCTGATGTGTTTCAAACGCtgccaaatttaaagatttTGCTGCTGGATAACAACAAACTGAGCAGCCTGGATCCTCAAGTCATGGATATGTGGCAGTCTCTGGGTACCATTGGGCTGTCTAGCAACCTTTGGGAATGTACCAAAAGGATTTGCTCTCTGGCCACTTGGCTAAGCACCTTTAAGGGAAGGTGGGAACATTCCATTCTCTGCCATAGTCCAGAATATGCCCAAGGTGAGGAGATACTGGATGCTGTCTATGGATTCCAGCTTTGCCAGAATTTTTCAGCGCCAGTTGTTCAGACCATCAGTACAACCACAGACGCTACTGTAGTTGCAGAGTTCACAAGCTCTTTGTTTGGAATTATGCAGCCGACCCCCACGCAGGACTATGCAGAGGATTTTGGGAGCTTTACCACAGTCACTaccacaacaaccacaacaacaacaccacgCACTGCTCAAGCAACTACCGCTACATTAGACGAGGCAGCTGTAACGGAGGACTTCTCTGCAATGGACAACACTGTTATGACTCATAGGGTCATCATTGGAACTATGGCCCTTCtattttcattctttttcatcattttcgTTGTGTATATCTCACGGAAGTGCTGCCCTCCCACCCTGCGCCGGATACGTCACTGTTCGGCTATTCAGAACCGCAGACAGATGAGGACCCAGCAGCGGCAGCCTATGGCAGATCTAGCTACACAGGTACCCTATAATGAGTATGAGCCCAGCCATGAAGAAGGGGCACTGGTGATCATAAATGGCTATGGGCAGTGCAAGTGTCAGCAACTGCCTTACAAAGAGTGTGAAGTATGA